Proteins encoded within one genomic window of Streptomyces sp. NBC_00523:
- a CDS encoding haloacid dehalogenase-like hydrolase, with the protein MRIRLVLAWTSAVTAALSVVAATGPVAAAPAHPGGVAPTARCPQLSDDLPWYGDNRAQLQRMIDERGTCHGRGGPRPVAAFDWDNTITKNDVTDATISWSLRHDKILRPASWKDTSKWLTSTANKALTDACGTEVKVGAPLPTSTNARCADEILQIREDGTTMSGEAAFAGKWDHRRTVPQYAWVPQLFAGHTVPELRAYTEAARAEALAAPVGATRTVGTHVLPAYVRYYEQQRDLVRTLQKAGFDVWIVSAGSEPVTEVWSRGIGIDRAHTVAIRSVLDRRGRITTSNEGCGGVGVTKGEAIPYIDGKRCWINQEIFGIKGRAAWNQQAPHRRIALGGGDADTDVTFVGDATGAHLVLNRNKNELMCRAYDNADGRWVVNPMFIEPLPRRTTAYPCSTAAYTEPDGTLGPVRRGDGSVVPDQRDTVY; encoded by the coding sequence ATGCGTATCCGTCTTGTTCTCGCATGGACCTCAGCTGTGACGGCCGCACTCTCGGTCGTGGCCGCGACCGGCCCCGTGGCTGCCGCCCCGGCCCACCCCGGCGGCGTTGCGCCGACGGCCCGCTGCCCTCAGCTTTCCGACGATCTTCCCTGGTACGGCGACAACAGAGCCCAACTGCAGCGCATGATCGATGAGCGCGGCACCTGCCACGGCAGAGGGGGGCCGCGCCCGGTCGCGGCGTTCGACTGGGACAACACCATCACCAAGAACGACGTCACCGACGCCACCATCAGCTGGTCTCTGCGGCACGACAAGATCCTTCGGCCCGCCAGCTGGAAGGACACCAGCAAGTGGCTGACCAGCACCGCGAACAAGGCGCTCACCGACGCCTGCGGAACCGAGGTCAAGGTGGGGGCGCCCCTGCCCACCTCCACCAACGCCCGCTGTGCCGACGAGATCCTCCAGATCCGTGAGGACGGCACGACGATGAGCGGCGAGGCCGCCTTCGCGGGGAAGTGGGACCACCGGCGCACCGTGCCGCAGTACGCGTGGGTGCCGCAGCTCTTCGCCGGACACACCGTCCCCGAGCTGCGTGCGTACACCGAGGCGGCGCGCGCCGAGGCCCTCGCCGCGCCGGTCGGCGCCACCCGTACCGTCGGCACCCACGTCCTTCCCGCCTATGTGCGGTACTACGAGCAGCAACGGGACCTCGTCCGGACGCTCCAGAAGGCCGGATTCGACGTCTGGATCGTCTCGGCGGGCTCCGAGCCGGTCACCGAGGTGTGGTCACGCGGCATCGGGATCGACCGGGCGCACACCGTCGCCATCCGGTCCGTGCTCGACCGCAGGGGCCGCATCACGACCAGCAACGAGGGCTGCGGCGGCGTGGGCGTCACCAAGGGTGAGGCCATCCCGTACATCGACGGCAAGCGCTGCTGGATCAACCAGGAGATCTTCGGGATCAAGGGCCGGGCCGCCTGGAACCAGCAGGCTCCCCACCGGCGGATCGCGCTCGGCGGCGGTGACGCCGACACCGACGTGACGTTCGTCGGCGATGCCACGGGCGCGCACCTGGTGCTCAACCGCAACAAGAACGAGCTGATGTGCCGCGCCTACGACAACGCCGACGGGCGCTGGGTCGTGAACCCCATGTTCATCGAGCCGCTGCCCCGCAGGACCACGGCCTATCCCTGCTCGACCGCCGCCTACACCGAGCCCGACGGCACCCTCGGTCCGGTGCGGCGTGGGGACGGCAGCGTCGTTCCGGACCAGCGGGACACGGTGTACTGA
- a CDS encoding lytic polysaccharide monooxygenase auxiliary activity family 9 protein, protein MLFAVVIGALTWSTPAQAHGTIVDPASRAYKCWETWGSNHTDPAMQTQDPMCWQAWQANSDTMWNWMSALRDGLGGQFEAQTPDGTLCGNNLSRNASLDKPGAWKTTTVGDNFSVHLHDQASHGADYLKVYVSKQGFDPTTQTLGWGNLDFITQTGSYAPAQDITFPVQTSGYTGHHVMFVIWQASHLDQAYMWCSDVNFG, encoded by the coding sequence ATGCTGTTCGCCGTCGTCATCGGCGCGCTGACGTGGTCGACCCCGGCCCAGGCCCACGGCACGATCGTCGATCCCGCCAGCCGCGCGTACAAGTGCTGGGAGACGTGGGGCAGCAACCACACGGACCCGGCCATGCAGACGCAGGACCCCATGTGCTGGCAGGCATGGCAGGCCAACAGCGACACCATGTGGAACTGGATGAGCGCGCTACGGGACGGCCTCGGCGGTCAGTTCGAGGCGCAGACCCCCGACGGAACGCTCTGCGGCAACAACCTGTCCCGGAACGCCAGCCTGGACAAGCCCGGGGCGTGGAAGACGACCACGGTCGGCGACAACTTCTCGGTGCACCTGCACGACCAGGCGTCCCACGGCGCCGACTACCTCAAGGTCTACGTGAGCAAGCAGGGCTTCGACCCCACGACCCAGACCCTGGGCTGGGGCAACCTCGACTTCATCACGCAGACCGGCTCGTACGCGCCGGCCCAGGACATCACGTTCCCCGTCCAGACCTCCGGCTACACCGGACACCACGTCATGTTCGTGATCTGGCAGGCATCCCACCTCGACCAGGCGTACATGTGGTGCAGCGACGTGAACTTCGGCTGA
- a CDS encoding calcium-binding protein has product MNRNRAAVSALAVTLLSAGLTVGPAAAGSVAAPVTGAKARVGADWETQSIVFTAAAGQTNDLNIYPMYTSDGIRRIGFRDAVPLEPGEHCAYSSPEDLTVVVCELPADSARPDRIDVFLGDGDDTIAAFDPGMNTVSGGPGDDVLHAHTARTVLGDAGDDMVMGPATLYGGDGMDHLMGDSDNQRMWGGPGDDMIEGYEGNDIVYGGPGDDHVMGGDGRDILLGGSGDDVVNGEGGDDFVCGGTGKDTLDGGDGRDIVLP; this is encoded by the coding sequence ATGAACCGCAACCGAGCCGCCGTCAGCGCTCTCGCAGTGACCCTGTTATCCGCCGGTCTCACCGTCGGCCCTGCGGCCGCCGGCTCCGTCGCCGCCCCTGTCACCGGGGCGAAGGCACGCGTCGGGGCCGACTGGGAGACGCAGTCGATCGTCTTCACCGCCGCCGCGGGGCAGACCAACGACCTCAACATCTATCCGATGTACACGAGCGACGGGATCCGCCGGATCGGCTTCAGGGACGCGGTCCCACTGGAGCCCGGCGAACACTGCGCGTACTCCAGTCCCGAGGACCTCACCGTCGTCGTCTGCGAACTGCCCGCCGACAGCGCACGCCCCGACAGGATCGACGTGTTCCTCGGCGACGGCGACGACACGATCGCCGCCTTCGATCCCGGAATGAACACCGTCAGCGGCGGCCCGGGGGACGACGTGCTGCACGCCCACACCGCCCGCACGGTGCTGGGTGATGCGGGGGACGACATGGTCATGGGACCCGCCACCCTCTACGGCGGCGACGGCATGGACCACCTCATGGGCGACAGCGACAACCAGCGGATGTGGGGCGGCCCCGGCGACGACATGATCGAGGGCTACGAGGGCAACGACATCGTGTACGGGGGGCCCGGCGACGACCACGTCATGGGCGGGGACGGCCGGGACATCCTCCTCGGCGGCTCCGGCGACGATGTGGTGAACGGCGAGGGCGGCGACGACTTCGTCTGCGGCGGCACCGGGAAGGACACCCTCGACGGCGGGGACGGCCGCGACATCGTCCTCCCGTAG
- a CDS encoding FG-GAP repeat domain-containing protein — MGAGDLTGDGRADIVARDGSGKLYRFSGTGTGTLSGPATIGTSGWSSYTGLY, encoded by the coding sequence GTGGGCGCGGGTGACCTCACGGGTGACGGCCGCGCCGACATCGTGGCCCGCGACGGCAGCGGCAAGCTGTACCGCTTCAGCGGCACCGGCACGGGAACCCTGTCCGGCCCGGCGACCATCGGCACGAGTGGCTGGAGCAGTTACACCGGGCTGTACTGA
- a CDS encoding alpha-mannosidase, which yields MHHDRTVTESRLARLLDLRLRPAVYPESLPLDIAVRPVTGEPVPVAEGIGAPYEPVRTGDLWGPAWSTTWFRISGTVPAGWAGQRVEAVLDLGFGTTQPGFSAEGLVYRPDGSPVKALNPRNAWLPITERAEGGEEFVYYIEAAANPVIFDSGSGSDPFVPTRAGGVPPWLGGETAPDTPLYRLNRMDLAVFDPTVWELVQDLDVLSGLMHQLPEDSTRRWQLTHAVDRALDAIDLQDIGGTATRAREVLAPALASPAHAGAHRVSAVGHAHIDTAWLWPVRETVRKAARTVSNVTALMDDHPGFRFVMSQAQQLAWLKEQRPEVFARVVEKVRTGQFIPTGSLWIEPDTNLSGGESLVRQFVHGKRFYLEEFGVETEDMWLPDTFGYNAALPQIMKLAGIKWFLTQKISWNATNPFPHHTFWWEGIDGTRIFSHFPPVDSYNGDLSGADIAHTERNFRDKGAANRSLVPFGYGDGGGGPTREMLARARRLENLEGSARVEMESPEEFFTKAQAEYTDAPVWSGELYLELHRGTLTSQLATKQGNRRSEHLLREAELWSATAALRTGLPYPHELLDRVWKTVLLHQFHDILPGTSIAWVHREAETVYAETARELGAVIDSAQRALAASGAEGTARETVFNAAPHTRDGIPALGGSPRARAARPVEPHPAEGGGFVLDNGLVRITVDTRGLITSAYDLTVGREALAPGTVGNLLQLHQDFPNQWDAWDVDAFYRNTVRDLTDADEVVAVPGGIRVVRGFNASRITQVLRLEENSRRLDVETDVDWQECEKILKAAFPLDIRAAESSAEIPFGHVRRPTHTNTSWDSARFEVCAHRYLHVEEPGWGAALVNDSNYGHDVTRDVRPDGGTTTTVRLSLLRAPLFPDPDCDRGEHRLRYGLVIGAGLRDAVREGYRFNLPERVVPGGAPVEPLVRASGGDVVIEAVKLADDRSGRVIVRLYEAAGGRARTTLRTGFPLAGARITDLLERELTNEPAPDVDGQDIHLTLRPFQILTLCLTPGA from the coding sequence ATGCACCACGACCGAACGGTCACCGAAAGCCGGCTGGCCCGCCTCCTCGACCTGCGCCTGAGGCCCGCCGTATACCCCGAGAGCCTTCCCCTCGACATCGCCGTCCGGCCGGTCACGGGCGAACCCGTACCCGTGGCCGAAGGTATCGGCGCGCCGTACGAACCGGTGCGCACGGGTGACCTGTGGGGGCCCGCCTGGTCCACCACCTGGTTCCGGATCAGTGGCACCGTCCCCGCCGGCTGGGCCGGGCAGCGGGTCGAAGCGGTGCTCGACCTCGGCTTCGGCACCACCCAGCCCGGCTTCTCCGCCGAGGGCCTCGTCTACCGCCCGGACGGTAGCCCGGTCAAGGCACTCAATCCCCGCAACGCATGGCTGCCGATCACCGAACGCGCCGAGGGGGGAGAGGAGTTCGTCTACTACATCGAGGCGGCGGCCAACCCGGTCATCTTCGACTCGGGAAGCGGCAGTGACCCGTTCGTCCCCACCCGGGCCGGCGGAGTTCCCCCGTGGCTGGGCGGCGAGACCGCACCCGACACACCGCTCTACCGCCTGAACCGGATGGACCTGGCCGTCTTCGACCCCACGGTCTGGGAACTCGTACAGGACCTGGACGTCCTCTCCGGGCTGATGCACCAGCTGCCCGAGGACTCCACCCGGCGCTGGCAGTTGACGCACGCCGTGGACCGGGCGCTGGACGCGATCGACCTCCAGGACATCGGGGGAACGGCCACACGCGCGCGCGAGGTGCTCGCCCCGGCACTCGCCTCACCCGCGCACGCGGGGGCGCACCGCGTCTCCGCCGTGGGCCACGCGCACATCGACACCGCCTGGCTCTGGCCCGTACGGGAGACCGTCCGCAAGGCGGCCAGGACCGTCTCCAACGTCACCGCCCTGATGGACGACCACCCCGGCTTCCGCTTCGTCATGTCCCAGGCCCAGCAGCTCGCCTGGCTCAAGGAGCAGCGGCCCGAGGTGTTCGCCCGCGTCGTGGAGAAGGTGCGCACCGGGCAGTTCATCCCCACGGGGAGCCTCTGGATCGAACCCGACACCAACCTCTCCGGGGGCGAGTCGCTGGTACGCCAGTTCGTCCACGGCAAGCGCTTCTACCTGGAGGAATTCGGGGTGGAGACCGAGGACATGTGGCTGCCCGACACCTTCGGTTACAACGCCGCCCTGCCCCAGATCATGAAGCTGGCCGGCATCAAGTGGTTTCTCACCCAGAAGATCTCCTGGAACGCGACGAACCCCTTCCCGCACCACACCTTCTGGTGGGAGGGCATCGACGGCACCCGCATCTTCAGCCATTTTCCGCCCGTCGACTCCTACAATGGAGACCTCTCGGGTGCCGACATCGCACACACCGAGCGCAACTTCAGGGACAAGGGCGCCGCCAACCGCTCACTCGTCCCCTTCGGGTACGGAGACGGCGGCGGCGGCCCCACCCGCGAGATGCTGGCCCGGGCTCGCAGGCTGGAGAATCTGGAGGGCTCGGCCCGCGTCGAGATGGAGAGCCCCGAGGAGTTCTTCACCAAGGCACAGGCGGAGTACACGGACGCCCCCGTGTGGTCGGGCGAGCTGTACCTGGAGCTGCACCGCGGCACACTCACCAGCCAGCTCGCCACCAAGCAGGGCAACCGGCGCAGCGAACACCTGCTCAGGGAAGCCGAGTTGTGGTCCGCGACAGCGGCACTGCGCACTGGCCTGCCTTACCCCCACGAGCTGCTCGACCGGGTGTGGAAGACGGTCCTGCTCCACCAGTTCCACGACATCCTGCCCGGCACCTCGATCGCCTGGGTGCACCGGGAGGCCGAGACCGTCTACGCCGAGACCGCCCGGGAGCTCGGCGCGGTCATCGACTCCGCGCAACGCGCCCTGGCGGCATCCGGTGCGGAGGGGACGGCCCGCGAAACCGTGTTCAACGCCGCACCGCACACCCGCGACGGCATTCCCGCGCTCGGCGGGTCCCCGCGGGCACGGGCCGCCCGGCCGGTCGAACCCCACCCCGCCGAGGGCGGCGGATTCGTGCTGGACAACGGCCTCGTACGGATCACGGTGGACACCCGCGGTCTGATCACCTCCGCATACGACCTGACCGTCGGACGCGAGGCGCTCGCTCCCGGCACGGTCGGAAACCTCCTCCAACTGCACCAGGACTTCCCGAACCAGTGGGACGCCTGGGACGTCGACGCCTTCTACCGCAACACCGTGCGGGACCTGACCGACGCGGACGAGGTCGTCGCCGTCCCCGGAGGCATCCGAGTGGTACGAGGCTTCAACGCCTCCCGCATCACCCAGGTACTGCGCTTGGAGGAGAACAGCCGCCGGCTGGACGTCGAGACCGACGTCGACTGGCAGGAGTGCGAGAAGATCCTCAAGGCGGCCTTCCCGCTCGACATCAGGGCGGCGGAGTCCAGCGCGGAGATCCCCTTCGGTCACGTCCGGCGTCCCACGCACACCAACACCTCCTGGGACAGCGCCCGCTTCGAGGTCTGCGCCCACCGCTATCTGCACGTCGAGGAACCCGGCTGGGGTGCTGCCCTCGTGAACGACTCCAACTACGGCCACGACGTCACGAGGGACGTCCGCCCCGACGGCGGAACCACCACGACCGTACGGCTCTCGCTGCTGCGCGCCCCGCTCTTCCCCGACCCCGACTGCGACCGCGGCGAACACCGCCTGCGCTACGGACTGGTCATCGGCGCCGGTCTGCGGGACGCGGTCCGCGAGGGCTACCGCTTCAACCTCCCCGAGCGCGTCGTGCCCGGGGGAGCGCCTGTCGAACCGCTCGTCCGGGCATCCGGAGGTGATGTCGTCATCGAGGCGGTCAAGCTCGCCGACGACCGCTCGGGCCGTGTCATCGTCCGCCTCTACGAAGCCGCGGGCGGCCGCGCGCGGACGACGCTCAGGACGGGCTTCCCTCTGGCCGGCGCGCGGATCACGGATCTGCTGGAACGGGAACTGACGAATGAGCCCGCGCCGGACGTCGACGGCCAGGACATCCACCTGACCTTGCGCCCGTTCCAGATCCTGACCCTCTGTCTGACCCCGGGCGCCTGA
- a CDS encoding LacI family DNA-binding transcriptional regulator — translation MAQHRAGDNGAPTMRDVAASAGVSAMTVSRVLKDDARVSGTTRERVLAAVEALGYRRNETARSLRLGGSGMIGLVVTNLANPFYSRLALGVQEVASEHGLRVLLSNTAEQVDKERGLVDDLTARQVDGMIVVPAGSSHRHLAPAALRGMPIVLASRPPAGMDADCVLVDDFGGAEQAVGQLIADGHRRIGFLGNPPALYTGAERFRGYWAAHEAAGIEPAETHVRRGLTDVPTAEAAARALLDAPDAPTALFCTNNRLTQGAIRAVHGLGRPVALAGFDDFDLADVLGLPLTIVSYDADEIGRRAGQMLIDRINGSSAEPIPARRTVVPTRVIRYGTR, via the coding sequence ATGGCACAGCACCGCGCGGGCGACAACGGCGCCCCCACGATGCGCGACGTGGCCGCGAGCGCCGGTGTCAGTGCCATGACCGTCTCCCGCGTGCTCAAGGACGACGCCCGGGTCAGCGGCACCACCCGGGAACGGGTACTGGCCGCCGTCGAAGCGCTGGGGTACCGGCGCAACGAAACGGCACGCAGCCTGCGCCTGGGCGGCAGCGGGATGATCGGACTGGTCGTCACCAACCTCGCCAACCCGTTCTACTCCCGCCTCGCCCTGGGCGTGCAGGAGGTTGCCTCCGAGCACGGCCTGCGGGTCCTGCTCAGCAACACCGCCGAGCAGGTCGACAAGGAGCGGGGACTCGTCGATGACCTGACCGCCCGTCAGGTCGACGGCATGATCGTCGTCCCGGCCGGCAGCAGCCACCGGCACCTCGCTCCGGCGGCGCTGCGCGGAATGCCGATCGTGCTGGCCTCCCGGCCGCCGGCCGGAATGGACGCCGACTGTGTCCTGGTCGACGACTTCGGCGGAGCCGAGCAGGCTGTCGGGCAGCTGATCGCGGACGGCCACCGCCGCATCGGCTTCCTCGGCAACCCGCCCGCCCTGTACACCGGAGCGGAACGGTTCCGCGGCTACTGGGCGGCCCACGAAGCGGCCGGGATCGAACCCGCCGAGACCCACGTACGCCGCGGCCTCACCGACGTACCCACCGCCGAGGCCGCCGCACGCGCGCTGCTCGATGCCCCCGACGCGCCGACGGCCCTCTTCTGCACCAACAACCGGCTGACGCAGGGCGCCATCCGCGCCGTGCACGGCCTCGGCCGCCCCGTCGCGCTCGCCGGCTTCGACGACTTCGACCTGGCCGACGTCCTCGGCCTGCCCCTGACGATCGTGTCGTACGACGCGGACGAGATCGGCCGACGCGCCGGCCAGATGCTCATCGACCGCATCAACGGCTCGTCCGCCGAGCCGATCCCGGCCCGCAGGACCGTCGTACCCACCCGCGTCATCCGCTACGGGACACGCTGA
- a CDS encoding ROK family protein translates to MSHVPVLEIGGTHVTAAVIDTASARPAPLTVVREPVPADAPAGELLDAIAAAGARAEAPAGAHWGVAIPGPFDYGTGVGRFRGIGKFESLHGVDVGAELLLRLPGAPRRISFVNDADAFALGEYRAGAAAGRRRVLCVTLGTGVGSSFLDGGRPVTDGPDVPPGGRAHRLTVDGLPLEEVVSRRAIRRFYATAAALPGDGPLPDVHEIAGAARAGDEPALHAIRHCFGALGRALAPWCERFRPDLMVVGGSMAGSWDLLGPAVREGIAACAPGAAPPAVTARRSADAPLIGAAHWTLRGAAVAPRART, encoded by the coding sequence ATGAGCCACGTTCCTGTACTGGAGATCGGCGGCACCCATGTGACGGCCGCCGTCATCGACACCGCGTCCGCGCGGCCGGCGCCCCTGACCGTGGTCCGGGAGCCGGTCCCCGCCGACGCACCCGCCGGTGAGCTCCTCGACGCCATCGCCGCCGCCGGCGCCCGGGCCGAGGCCCCGGCGGGCGCCCACTGGGGCGTCGCGATACCCGGCCCCTTCGATTACGGAACCGGGGTCGGCCGCTTCCGCGGCATCGGCAAGTTCGAGTCGCTGCACGGCGTCGACGTCGGAGCGGAACTGCTCCTCCGGCTCCCCGGAGCCCCCCGCCGCATCAGCTTCGTCAACGACGCGGACGCCTTCGCCCTGGGCGAGTACCGGGCGGGCGCGGCGGCAGGGCGGCGCCGGGTCCTGTGCGTCACGCTCGGAACCGGCGTCGGCTCCTCGTTCCTGGACGGCGGGCGGCCCGTGACCGACGGACCCGACGTACCGCCCGGCGGCCGCGCCCACCGGCTCACCGTCGACGGGCTTCCCCTGGAGGAGGTGGTCTCGCGCCGGGCCATCCGCAGGTTCTACGCCACCGCCGCGGCCCTGCCCGGAGACGGGCCCCTTCCCGACGTGCACGAGATCGCCGGCGCGGCCCGGGCCGGCGACGAGCCCGCCCTGCACGCGATCAGGCACTGCTTCGGCGCCCTGGGACGGGCCCTCGCGCCCTGGTGCGAGCGGTTCCGGCCGGACCTGATGGTCGTCGGCGGCTCGATGGCCGGCTCCTGGGACCTGCTCGGGCCCGCGGTCCGCGAGGGCATCGCAGCATGCGCACCGGGCGCCGCGCCCCCGGCCGTCACGGCGCGGCGCTCGGCCGACGCGCCCCTCATCGGCGCCGCGCACTGGACCCTGCGCGGGGCCGCCGTCGCTCCGCGGGCACGGACCTAG
- a CDS encoding class I mannose-6-phosphate isomerase, with amino-acid sequence MHQPRPYERNPRYAVTGGTVVTGWAAAVADVPTAPVVLALDGPAALDWEATADALAAALRARGTQVAMCDVRALWSDDAVQRLCVPDADADPFFLPLAGFSMDDLFETPPVQPRPADGVLLVFGPGAALSEPDLLWWADLPKRYAEEAVTRAELPLGVNLGRPGTPGELRSLFYTDWPVGDRHRDRLAPRVDRWIDLQGAHGPASLDGTAVRATLAALASGPVRSRPFFNSTPWGGRWAARELGFEPRHGNTALGYELIAPEAGVLVGQDETAQVELPFQLLCALHPETFLGPDVHRRFGTSFPIRFDYLDTMGGGNLSLHLHPREQYMREAFGWPYTQHETYYVTACDPGARVYLGLRDSTDVTVMREEVEAAAAQGTPLRVEDHVMTHPSENGQLYMIPAGTPHASGEGNLVLEISATPYLYSLRFYDWLRKGVSGAPRPLSSAHAFANLDTARRGDDVLKELVQEPRTLREGRGWREEVIGALPEMFYAVHRFVIEGPGPAEDDTEGRFHILNVSSGGGVVVETDRGDRHDLAFAETLTIPAGVGGYRLHPVGSEPVHVVKSLVAPA; translated from the coding sequence GTGCACCAGCCCCGTCCCTATGAACGCAACCCCCGGTACGCCGTCACCGGCGGCACCGTCGTCACCGGCTGGGCCGCCGCGGTCGCGGACGTGCCCACGGCGCCCGTCGTCCTGGCCCTGGACGGCCCCGCCGCACTCGACTGGGAGGCGACGGCCGACGCCCTCGCCGCCGCTCTGCGCGCACGGGGTACGCAGGTCGCGATGTGCGATGTGCGCGCCCTCTGGTCGGACGACGCGGTTCAGCGGCTCTGCGTGCCCGACGCGGACGCCGACCCGTTCTTCCTGCCGCTCGCCGGGTTCTCCATGGACGACCTGTTCGAGACGCCTCCCGTCCAGCCGCGTCCGGCCGACGGTGTCCTGCTCGTCTTCGGCCCCGGCGCCGCGCTCAGCGAGCCCGACCTGCTGTGGTGGGCCGACCTGCCCAAGCGGTACGCGGAGGAGGCCGTCACCCGCGCCGAACTGCCCCTCGGCGTCAACCTGGGCCGCCCCGGCACCCCCGGCGAGCTGCGCAGCCTCTTCTACACCGACTGGCCCGTAGGCGACCGCCACCGCGACCGCCTGGCCCCCCGCGTCGACCGCTGGATCGACCTCCAGGGCGCACACGGCCCGGCCTCCCTGGACGGCACGGCGGTCCGGGCCACCCTGGCCGCCCTCGCCTCCGGCCCCGTACGCAGCCGGCCCTTCTTCAACTCCACCCCCTGGGGAGGCCGGTGGGCCGCCCGGGAGCTCGGTTTCGAACCCCGCCACGGCAACACGGCCCTCGGCTACGAGCTGATCGCCCCCGAAGCCGGAGTCCTCGTCGGCCAGGACGAGACGGCACAGGTGGAACTGCCCTTCCAGCTGCTGTGCGCACTCCACCCCGAGACATTCCTCGGGCCGGACGTCCACCGCCGCTTCGGAACCTCCTTCCCGATCCGCTTCGACTACCTCGACACCATGGGCGGCGGCAACCTCTCCCTGCACCTGCACCCCCGGGAGCAGTACATGCGGGAGGCCTTCGGGTGGCCCTACACCCAGCACGAGACGTACTACGTCACCGCGTGCGACCCCGGTGCGCGGGTCTACCTCGGGCTGCGGGACAGTACGGACGTGACTGTCATGCGCGAGGAGGTCGAGGCGGCCGCGGCCCAGGGCACCCCGCTGCGCGTCGAGGACCACGTGATGACGCACCCGTCGGAGAACGGGCAGCTCTACATGATCCCGGCCGGCACCCCGCACGCCTCCGGTGAGGGCAATCTGGTCCTGGAGATCAGCGCCACCCCCTACCTCTACTCCCTGCGCTTCTACGACTGGCTGCGCAAGGGCGTCTCCGGTGCGCCGAGGCCCCTCTCCTCCGCCCACGCCTTCGCCAACCTCGACACCGCGCGCCGCGGCGACGACGTCCTCAAGGAGCTCGTCCAGGAGCCGAGGACCCTGCGCGAGGGCCGGGGCTGGCGCGAGGAGGTCATCGGGGCACTGCCCGAGATGTTCTACGCGGTGCACCGCTTCGTGATCGAGGGGCCCGGGCCCGCCGAGGACGACACCGAAGGCCGCTTCCACATCCTCAACGTCTCCTCGGGCGGGGGTGTCGTCGTGGAGACCGACCGGGGGGACCGGCACGACCTGGCCTTCGCCGAGACCCTCACCATCCCGGCGGGCGTGGGCGGTTACCGGCTGCACCCGGTCGGCAGCGAACCGGTGCACGTGGTGAAGTCCCTGGTGGCCCCGGCATGA